ATCACACCTCTACTTTCATTTGATAGCTGTGGGGAACCAGTCGACTTCTGAAAAGTTATTCCCGAGCTCCTTCGAAAATAGAGTCAGCCCTTAGAAACACACACGAGTCTGGGAACGCTCAACGTGGTGTACCCCGAGAACGACCGGAATAGTCGGGCCTCTGGCGGACTTCGGAACAAACCAATTGACAGCTCCTCAAGCACGCCAGAGTCAACAACAATCCGGGGGTTTGCCAAACATCTAAGTTTACTTGCACTAATACCTCGAAATTGAGTGTACGATTACTTCCTCCGGCAGATGTAGTAGTTGTTCATGAAGTCATGGTCCAACGCGTGAACGGCAACGTTTGTGAAACCAGCCTCTTCAAACATCCGCAGAGCAAGTTCTTCGCCCCAGCACGTTCCCAATCCGCAACCGCCATGTGCGAGTGAAACGGTCATACAGTGCATCGTCGAAATTGTGTATAGGAACGGTGCTACCTGATGGTCGAGGTTGTTCTCCACATCACTCGATGTCCGAATGTCCTGGGCAAGCAGCAGTCCGTTCTCAGTGAGAGAATCGTGGATTCCGACAAGCATCGCATGGGGATCGATCTGATCGTGGATCGCATCAAAAACAAAGATGACGTCGAATCTGTGTTTATCTTTAAGTTGTGCCGCGTCGCAGACTTCGAAGTGAATGTTTTGAAGATCGCGTTTTACAACTTCAGAATCCGCCCAAGCGATCGCTTCTTTAGAAAAGTCGTAGCCAGTAAATCGAGAGTCAGGAAAGCGTTGTGCCATGTGCATTAGTGCAAGACCTCGACCGCAGCCGATGTCTGCCGCTTCGACACCTCGTTCGAGATCTTCAACGAGTCTATCGGCTAGTGGTAGAATGTGTGCATCAAGTGCGGCCACGACTGTCTGAAATGACTCTTCGGCCATCACTTCATGGAATCGATCGAACTTCTCGTAAGGAACGCCACCACCGTTTTTGAAGCACTCCAGCACATCGTCCTCAACTTTTCCGAAGATGGACATGAATTGCATGATGCCCGCCAGGTTATTGGGAGTCGCTTCACGAGTGAGCCATTCAGCGTGCTCCGGCGGCAGGTAGTAA
This portion of the Thalassoglobus sp. JC818 genome encodes:
- a CDS encoding methyltransferase domain-containing protein — its product is MLNESALTFMLSIGHRSGLFDTLRRLNRPLTSLEIADESGLDERYVREWLGAMVTGRVMDYDSTSRSYYLPPEHAEWLTREATPNNLAGIMQFMSIFGKVEDDVLECFKNGGGVPYEKFDRFHEVMAEESFQTVVAALDAHILPLADRLVEDLERGVEAADIGCGRGLALMHMAQRFPDSRFTGYDFSKEAIAWADSEVVKRDLQNIHFEVCDAAQLKDKHRFDVIFVFDAIHDQIDPHAMLVGIHDSLTENGLLLAQDIRTSSDVENNLDHQVAPFLYTISTMHCMTVSLAHGGCGLGTCWGEELALRMFEEAGFTNVAVHALDHDFMNNYYICRRK